Within the Marixanthomonas sp. SCSIO 43207 genome, the region ATCTTGAATGGCTTCTTCTTCATAATAAATACGGCCTTTTTCAGGTTTAAAGAGACCCAAAAGACATTTAAGCATAACTGTTTTTCCACTACCACTTTGACCAATAATAAGATTGGTTTTTCCTTTATCAAATGTTGTGGAAATTCCTTTTAAAATTTCTTCGTCACCAAAGCTTTTATGGATGTCTTCAACTTTTATCATTAGCTTAAAAGGAGTTGAGTTATTACGTAATTTGCCAAAATAATTAATACACTCGTCCATACAAACGAATTGGTACTGGCTTTACCCACTTCAAGCGCACCGCCTTTCATATAATAACCTTGCCAAGAAGGAACAGTTGCTAGAATAAATGCAAATACAAAGGTTTTAAAGAAAGCATAAAACAAATGATAGGGTATAAAACTATCTTGTAGACCTTCAATAAATGCTGTAGAAGATGTAAACCCTCCATAAACTCCTGCTAGCCAACCTCCAAATATGCCTAAAAACATAGATATAGCTATTACAAAAGGATAAAATAGCAGGGCAATTATCTTCGGAAATACTAAGTAGTTTAATGAATTTATACCCATTACTTCTAGCGCGTCAATTTGTTCAGTAACACGCATAGAGCCAATACTAGATGTGATAAATGAACCTACCTTACCAGCCATAATGATTGAAATAAACGTAGGAGCAAATTCTAATATTACAGATTGTCTAGTGGCAAACCCTATCAAAGACTCAGGTATAAGCGGGTTGTCCATATTTAGGGCGGTTTGTATAGCTACCACACCACCCACAAAAAATGAAATAAATGAAACTATCCCAAGTGAGTTGATAATTAAATCATCAATCTCTTTAAAAATAAGTTCTCGTAGCACAGACCTTTTGGTAAAGCTGCCAAAAACTTTTTTTATCATTACAAAATAGGAACCAATATCTCGAAGGTACTTCATAAGCGATTAAGATATTGCTAAAGTAACAAAATTCAATGACTGTTGCTTGATAAAATATAAGTAAGAATACTTAAAATTTATTTTAACAGCAGTTGTTTCATTTTATGGTAAATTTCAGTGTTTTCATATATACCATTAAAAAGCTCTGCTCCAGGTCCTTTTGCAAAAACCGGAATCATGGTAGAAGAATGTCCTCCGGTTGAAAATGAAGGTTTTATTTTGTTATAATCACCACCTTCAGAAGCTAGTGTGAATCCTCCTGTTTCATGATCTGCCGTTACAATCACTAATGTTTCTTTATTGATATTTGCAAAATCTAATGCTATACCAATGGTTTTATCAAAGTCAATCATTTCACCAATTAAATAATCGGCTTCATTTGAGTGACCTCCCCAATCTATTTGAGAACCTTCAACCATTAAAAAAAAGCCGTCTTGACTTTTTGCAAGTTTTTGTAGCGCTAGTTGTGTCGCCTCGGGTAAAAAGTCACCGCGACCGTCTATTTTTTTTGGCATACCGTCTTCGGCTAATAAAATAGCTTCTTTCTTTTCTGAAATTGTAGCCGGTAATTTATCTGTATAAACCTGAAATCCATTTTGTTCCAATTCACTATATAAGTTACGACCGTCTTTTCTGTTGGTAAAAAACTTTGTGCCGCCACCTGCAAAAAAGTCTACGTCACTCGTTGGCATAAACGCAGCAATATCTTCATATTGACGACGGTATTTTACATGTGAAAAAAAGCTTGCAGGAGTTGCATGTACAATTGAAGAAGTAGCAATTAACCCTGTGCTTAATCCTTTTTTTGAAACCTCTTCAAGTAAGGTAGGTACAGGAATTGTGTCTGAATTTACCCCTATAGCTCCATTATAGGTTTTTATTCCCGAAGCAAAAGCCGTAGCTCCAGCTGCCGAATCTGTAATTAAATCACTAGATGATGAGGTTTTAATCAAACCTATTGTAGAAAAACGCTCAAAATTTGATGATTCATCATTGTAAAATAAACTGGAAGAAACTTGACTCAATCCCATTCCGTCTCCAATGAGCAGAATGATATTTTTTGGTTTTTGAGAATTTGTACTAGTTGTTAGGTTGTTGTCTTTTACTTGAACTGAAACACAACTTGTAAAAATTGTAAGAAATGTTATTAAAACGACTAGGGCTGTTTTTTTCATTTTAAATGCTATTGTTTGGCTTCAAAAATACATAGAAACACAGAGCTGAAGGTTATAGAAAGGTTATAAAAATTTATTTTTTATCCCTTTCCAGCGGAGATTTCTTATAAAGCGTCCTTCTTTTTCTGAAACTATAGGTTGTAGGTTTTTCTTTTTAGATTTTGTATAACCCTGTAGGCAATTAATAAAATAAGATAAATTCTTCTTTTTAACAGCAAGTTTGGCCGAAGCAATACATGTTAATACAAAACCATACCTAAGCTTGTAAAAAGCTTCTCCTTGCTTATAGCGTGCTTTTTTTGTGTAGTTTTTTCCGGTAGGCTTTAAGTGTTTAACTCGTAGCGTTTCATCTGTGCAAACTTTCCATCCATGATATTGAGCTAGCAACTCATCAACCGTGTCCCATCCCATAGTACTTTTTAAGCCTCCAATTTTATTAAAACATTCTTTTGTATAGGCTTTTAAAGCACCACGAACGTGATCCTTGTTTGTTAAACGCTCTAAAATCCATTCCTCCTTTTTCTGAACATAACAAAATCCGCCTGCTATGCCACATTTAGGATTGGTCTTAAATAATGAGGCTATCTCTTCAAGGTAATTGTTGGGGAAAATTAAATCTGCGTCAAATTTGCAAATAACATCATAGTCATTATCAAGCGTTGCCAAACCTTTATTAAAAGTGTTTACAACTTTACTTCCTGGCTTATGCGTAGCTTCTGAGGTACTTTTAATACCTGAAACAAATGAATAGGTGCTAGAAAACGTATCAATTATTGCTTGAGTGCCATCTGTAGAATGGTCATTTACTACTACAATTTTTTTTGGAAGAAGTGTTTGTGATACCAATGATTGAAGCGTTTTTTCAAGATAAGCTTCTTCATTATGCGCCGGTATTACAATGTAGAATTTCATCTAAGTGCGTTCTGCGTAAATCAAGTAATACCTTGGAGTAAAACGTCTAAGCATGGGTCTTAACCCAACTTTTTTTACAGGATTGGTGAATTTAACTCGTTTTTTAATGGTCCAACCCGCTTTTTCTAAAAGCCAATCAAATTGCCAATCTTCAAACTCGTGGAAATGGCGATCACGGGTATCGGTTTTACTTTTATAAGCTGAAGCAAACCACAACTTTAACGGTACTGAAGCGACTAGCTTTTTGGCTTGAATATCTTGCAAAACATTAAAAGGCGCTACTAGATGTTCAAATATTTCAAAAGCAGTAACAACATCGTACTTATTGGTTTTTA harbors:
- a CDS encoding ABC transporter permease, translating into MKYLRDIGSYFVMIKKVFGSFTKRSVLRELIFKEIDDLIINSLGIVSFISFFVGGVVAIQTALNMDNPLIPESLIGFATRQSVILEFAPTFISIIMAGKVGSFITSSIGSMRVTEQIDALEVMGINSLNYLVFPKIIALLFYPFVIAISMFLGIFGGWLAGVYGGFTSSTAFIEGLQDSFIPYHLFYAFFKTFVFAFILATVPSWQGYYMKGGALEVGKASTNSFVWTSVLIILANYVITQLLLS
- a CDS encoding alkaline phosphatase, yielding MKKTALVVLITFLTIFTSCVSVQVKDNNLTTSTNSQKPKNIILLIGDGMGLSQVSSSLFYNDESSNFERFSTIGLIKTSSSSDLITDSAAGATAFASGIKTYNGAIGVNSDTIPVPTLLEEVSKKGLSTGLIATSSIVHATPASFFSHVKYRRQYEDIAAFMPTSDVDFFAGGGTKFFTNRKDGRNLYSELEQNGFQVYTDKLPATISEKKEAILLAEDGMPKKIDGRGDFLPEATQLALQKLAKSQDGFFLMVEGSQIDWGGHSNEADYLIGEMIDFDKTIGIALDFANINKETLVIVTADHETGGFTLASEGGDYNKIKPSFSTGGHSSTMIPVFAKGPGAELFNGIYENTEIYHKMKQLLLK
- a CDS encoding glycosyltransferase family A protein, producing MKFYIVIPAHNEEAYLEKTLQSLVSQTLLPKKIVVVNDHSTDGTQAIIDTFSSTYSFVSGIKSTSEATHKPGSKVVNTFNKGLATLDNDYDVICKFDADLIFPNNYLEEIASLFKTNPKCGIAGGFCYVQKKEEWILERLTNKDHVRGALKAYTKECFNKIGGLKSTMGWDTVDELLAQYHGWKVCTDETLRVKHLKPTGKNYTKKARYKQGEAFYKLRYGFVLTCIASAKLAVKKKNLSYFINCLQGYTKSKKKNLQPIVSEKEGRFIRNLRWKGIKNKFL
- a CDS encoding class I SAM-dependent methyltransferase; this translates as MYEGKFPKKRYKHTLQFLQEVVSTDDSILDLGVTNPFSEIMKKEGFNVTNTQGEDLDLETEAVKTNKYDVVTAFEIFEHLVAPFNVLQDIQAKKLVASVPLKLWFASAYKSKTDTRDRHFHEFEDWQFDWLLEKAGWTIKKRVKFTNPVKKVGLRPMLRRFTPRYYLIYAERT